Proteins from a single region of Parambassis ranga chromosome 18, fParRan2.1, whole genome shotgun sequence:
- the drap1 gene encoding dr1-associated corepressor, which yields MPSKKKKYNARFPPARIKKIMQTDEEIGKVAAAVPVIISRALELFLESLLTKACQVTQSRNAKTMTTSHLKQCIELEQQFDFLKDLVATVPDMQGEGEENHTEVPRRGRKPGSGRKNGGTGSKGKDKKLSGTESEQEDDSEDSETDGDEEDGSQSSTNLQAASRFHSSNATPQYMHMGNMVSMGGMAPAQPQGAMAFAPHPSMMSAAPPPPAPPLHKNDDDDDEDYDS from the exons ATGCCcagcaaaaagaagaaatacaACGCAAGATTCCCTCCG gcACGGATTAAGAAGATCATGCAGACTGATGAAGAAATAGGAAAAGTGGCTGCAGCAGTACCTGTTATTATTT CGAGAGCCCTGGAGCTTTTTTTGGAATCATTGCTCACAAAGGCCTGTCAAGTCACTCAGTCTAGGAATGCAAAGACAATGACCACGTCACATCT AAAGCAATGTATTGAGCTGGAGCAACAGTTTGATTTCTTGAAAGACCTGGTGGCGACAGTGCCAGACATGCAGGGCGAGGGGGAAGAGAACCACACGGAGGTCCCGCGCAG GGGGCGAAAACCAGGCTCTGGTCGTAAGAATGGTGGAACTGGCTCCAAAGGAAAGGACAAGAAGCTGTCTGGTACAGAGTCAGAGCAAGAG GACGACTCTGAAGACAGCGAGACAGATGGGGACGAGGAGGACGGCTCTCAGTCAAGCACAAACCTGCAGGCTGCATCCAGGTTCCACAG CTCAAACGCAACCCCCCAGTACATGCACATGGGCAACATGGTCTCAATGGGCGGCATGGCTCCGGCACAGCCTCAGGGTGCCATGGCGTTCGCCCCCCACCCTTCCATGATGAGCGCGGCTCCACCTCCCCCTGCCCCCCCACTGCACAAAAACGACGATGACGACGACGAAGACTATGACTCTTAG
- the c18h11orf68 gene encoding UPF0696 protein C11orf68 homolog, translating to MEEEEVPVEGGVETPFLAETYAAEAMAADMDPWIVFDSRRTPRSEFDSWFESNRPSQVYRFGDEEGGVSPVGWIAVLGPNHCPSGADVSGLQESWEKLLSSCRPVSFQTVRELALNHGVLTGKWLMHLDSGFKLDHAWECVARAALDGKISLVKVSPFDPKGDAKQVICAYNQNFTDESEVIRLDSVIRAAGVKCPLSYKPDVYTYLGIYRNNRWKLCPTIYESKFDLECVPRRSHIVNKVTNMEVI from the coding sequence atggaggaggaagaggtccCCGTGGAAGGTGGGGTGGAGACCCCCTTCCTCGCAGAGACCTATGCCGCTGAGGCCATGGCTGCAGATATGGACCCCTGGATTGTGTTTGATTCCAGAAGAACTCCCAGATCCGAATTTGATAGCTGGTTTGAAAGCAACAGGCCTTCACAAGTGTACAGATTTGGTGACGAGGAGGGGGGTGTTAGCCCTGTAGGGTGGATCGCTGTGCTGGGCCCGAATCACTGCCCCAGCGGTGCAGATGTTTCAGGTCTCCAGGAGAGCTGGGAGAAACTTTTATCCAGCTGTCGACCTGTCAGCTTCCAAACAGTCAGAGAGCTGGCACTGAACCACGGAGTGCTCACGGGGAAGTGGCTGATGCACTTGGACTCCGGTTTCAAGTTGGACCATGCTTGGGAGTGTGTGGCCAGGGCAGCCTTAGATGGCAAGATCTCTCTTGTCAAAGTCAGTCCCTTTGATCCTAAAGGAGATGCCAAGCAGGTCATTTGTGCCTATAACCAGAACTTCACTGATGAAAGCGAGGTCATAAGGTTGGATTCTGTCATCCGTGCTGCGGGGGTAAAATGCCCTCTCTCCTACAAGCCGGATGTGTACACGTACCTGGGAATCTACAGGAACAACCGCTGGAAGCTTTGCCCCACCATTTATGAGAGTAAATTCGATCTGGAGTGCGTACCCAGGCGTTCCCACATTGTCAACAAAGTCACCAATATGGAAGTGATATAA
- the rela gene encoding transcription factor p65, with protein sequence MEGVYGWSMASLNPVQTANPYIEIIEQPKQRGMRFRYKCEGRSAGSIPGEKSNDTTKTHPTIKVHNYSGPLRVRISLVTKNAPHKPHPHELVGKDCKHGYYEADLQERRIHSFQNLGIQCVKKKDVNEAITCRLQTNNNPFNIPEPKVWEEEFDLNSVRLCFQASFLLPTGERYHLEPVVSQPIFDNRAPNTAELKICRVNRNSGSCKGGDEIFLLCDKVQKEDIEVRFFQDSWEGKGTFSQADVHRQVAIVFRTPPYRDTNLSKPISVKMQLRRPSDREVSEPMDFQYLPADPDEYRLSEKRKRTGDMFQNLKLGSMLSTVSIPQDRRHISPARRTAAAKPMSAQAAPVVPPAASTAKPQALYSYSQPGQLFSVQPKAEASSPLSSSATSQTWKIMESLNLGPQPKANPGPTFQMSQPAAPSSSINTSAANTEYSTVNVADLHEFFPMSSGVTQELALPQGNVASSQTASSFSMQSTQFRVDAPLGDEDIPEFPSFSEAQVPGTLDSLDMGEFEDLLNHRLMNEVGNGTSMLQQSSCQQAAPHGSSIAAQSNAASQNTCDPTSNPGSTWMNYPNSIVSLLQNEAMIGMASNNNNHGAPALDDLDELMDEDRLISIFNSGSQPGFVSGHQT encoded by the exons ATGGAAG GTGTGTACGGATGGAGCATGGCCTCGCTCAACCCAG TCCAAACAGCCAACCCCTACATAGAGATCATCGAGCAGCCGAAGCAAAGGGGGATGAGGTTCAGGTACAAGTGTGAGGGGCGTTCGGCCGGAAGCATCCCAGGAGAGAAGAGCAACGACACCACTAAGACCCACCCAACTATCAAA GTGCATAACTACAGTGGCCCCCTGCGTGTCCGCATCTCACTAGTAACCAAGAATGCTCCGCACAAGCCACACCCACACGAACTGGTCGGGAAAGACTGCAAACATGGCTACTACGAGGCCGACCTGCAGGAGAGACGAATACACAG TTTTCAGAACCTGGGCATCCAgtgtgtgaagaagaaggaTGTAAATGAGGCCATCACTTGCAGGCTGCAGACCAATAACAACCCCTTCAACA TTCCCGAGCCAAAGGTGTGGGAGGAGGAATTTGACTTGAACTCAGTCCGGCTCTGCTTCCAGGCCTCCTTCCTTTTGCCTACAGGGGAGCGCTATCATCTAGAACCTGTGGTATCACAACCCATCTTTGACAACA gGGCTCCAAACACAGCTGAACTGAAGATCTGCAGAGTCAACCGCAACTCTGGAAGCTGCAAAGGAGGGGATGAAATCTTTCTGCTGTGTGACAAGGTGCAAAAAG AGGACATTGAGGTGCGTTTCTTCCAGGACTCCTGGGAAGGGAAGGGCACTTTCTCCCAGGCTGACGTGCACAGGCAGGTGGCCATTGTGTTCCGCACGCCGCCCTACCGCGACACTAACCTGTCGAAGCCGATTAGCGTCAAGATGCAGCTCCGGCGACCGTCTGACCGAGAGGTCAGCGAGCCCATGGACTTCCAGTACCTGCCAGCTGACCCAG ATGAATACAGACTGAGCGAGAAGAGAAAGCGTACAGGAGACATGTTCCAGAACCTGAAGCTGGGGTCCATGCTGTCAACTG TGTCCATACCACAAGATAGACGGCACATAAGTCCAGCCAGgagaacagctgcagccaaGCCAATGAGTGCACAAGCTG CACCTGTGGTGCCCCCTGCTGCCAGCACGGCAAAACCCCAGGCCCTTTACTCCTACAGCCAGCCAGGGCAGCTCTTCTCAGTCCAGCCCAAAGCAGAGGCCTCTTCTCCCCTCTCCAGTTCAGCTACAAGCCAAACATGGAAGATCATGGAGAGCCTGAACCTAGGCCCTCAGCCCAAAGCCAACCCAGGGCCCACTTTCCAAATGAGCCAGCCAGCAGCTCCTTCATCCTCTATCAACACCTCTGCCGCCAACACAGAGTACTCAACAGTCAACGTGGCAGACCTGCACGAATTCTTCCCCATGTCCTCGGGAGTCACGCAGGAGCTGGCTCTTCCTCAAGGAAATGTAGCCTCCTCGCAGACCGCCAGCTCCTTCTCCATGCAGAGCACCCAGTTCAGGGTGGATGCACCTCTCGGGGATGAGGACATCCCAGAGTTTCCCAGCTTTTCCGAAGCACAAGTTCCAGGCACCCTGGACAGCCTAGACATGGGTGAGTTTGAAGACCTTCTGAACCACCGTCTCATGAACGAGGTCGGAAACGGCACTTCCATGCTGCAGCAATCTTCATGTCAACAAGCAGCTCCCCACGGTTCCTCCATTGCTGCACAGAGCAACGCAGCATCCCAGAACACTTGTGACCCAACCAGCAACCCAGGAAGCACCTGGATGAATTACCCCAACAGCATCGTCAGCCTGCTCCAGAATGAGGCCATGATCGGCATGGCgtctaacaacaacaaccacggGGCCCCGGCGCTGGATGATTTGGATGAACTGATGGATGAGGATCGTCTCATTTCCATTTTTAACAGCGGAAGCCAACCTGGGTTCGTGTCAGGACACCAGACTTAA